The genomic segment CACTGAACGGCGGCATGGCGGGCACTGAGCCCGGGCCCGCAGCCCAGATCCAGCAGCCGGGAGCCCCGGGGCAATGCGGCCAAGCCCAGGAGCCGGTCCGTCAGCTTCAGTCCGCCGGGACGTAGCGCTTCTCCGGCCACGGCGCGAAATCCGGGGCACTGGTGCAACGGGCGTCCCGTTCCACTCATCACTTGTCCTCCAGCAGCCGCTCCACCTCCAGCATCTTGCCCAGGGCCAGCTCCTCGAAGACGAGGTACAGGCCGCACGCCGGGCAGCCCGGCAGCTCCAGCTCGAATTCACTGCCCATGTACGCGGCCTTGACCGCGCACAGTTGCAACGGCCCGCCGCAGTGGCCGCAGGTCCAGTCGGCGTAGCGTACGTTCAAATCCGGAAAGCGCTGCATCAGCTCTCCTCCTTCACGACCATGCGGTGCATCCAGGCCCGAT from the Desulfonatronum thioautotrophicum genome contains:
- a CDS encoding DVU_1557 family redox protein; the protein is MNVRYADWTCGHCGGPLQLCAVKAAYMGSEFELELPGCPACGLYLVFEELALGKMLEVERLLEDK